In a single window of the Ciconia boyciana chromosome 7, ASM3463844v1, whole genome shotgun sequence genome:
- the KLHL24 gene encoding kelch-like protein 24 codes for MVLILGRRLNREDSGIRDSPATKRKVFEMDPKSLSGPEFFDFSSGSSHAESILQIFNEFRDSRLFTDVIICVEGREFPCHRAVLSACSSYFRAMFCNDHRESREMLVEINGIFAEAMDCFLQYVYTGKVKITTENVQYLFETSSLFQISVLRDACAKFLEEQLDPCNCLGIQRFADTHSLKTLFTKCRNFALQTFEDVSQHEEFLELGKDELIDYICSDELVISKEEMVFEAVMRWVYRAVELRRPVLHELLTHVRLPLLHPNYFVQTVEVDQLIQNSPECYQLLHEARRYHILGNEMMSPRTRPRRSTGYSEVIVVVGGCERVGGFNLPYTECYDPVTGEWKSLAKLPEFTKSEYAVCALRNDILVSGGRINSRDVWIYNSQLNIWIRVASLNKGRWRHKMAVLLGKVYVVGGYDGQNRLSSVECYDSFSNRWTEVAPLKEAVSSPAVTSCVGKLFVIGGGPDDNTCSDKVQSYDPDTNSWLLRATIPIAKRCITAVSLNNLIYVAGGLTKAIYCYDPVEDYWMHVQNTFSRQENCGMSVCNGKIYILGGRRENGEATDTILCYDPATGIITGVAAMPRPVSYHGCVTIHRYNEKGFKL; via the exons ATGGTACTAATATTGGGACGCAGACTGAATAGAGAGGATAGTGGGATACGAGATTCCCCTGCAACCAAGCGGAAAGTTTTTGAAATGGACCCAAAATCGTTGTCAGGCCCAGAGTTTTTCGACTTCTCCTCGGGATCATCCCATGCTGAAAGCATTCTCCAGATCTTCAATGAATTTCGAGACAGCCGGTTGTTCACAGATGTTATTATCTGTGTGGAAGGAAGGGAGTTTCCCTGCCATCGAGCGGTTCtctcagcctgcagcagctACTTCAGAGCTATGTTTTGCAACGATCatagagaaagcagagaaatgttaGTGGAGATCAATGGCATTTTTGCTGAAGCTATGGATTGCTTTTTACAGTATGTATACACTGGGAAGGTGAAAATCACTACAGAGAACGTGCAGTATCTCTTTGAAACATCAAGCCTCTTTCAGATTAGTGTTTTGCGTGACGCCTGTGCCAAGTTCTTGGAAGAACAGCTGGATCCTTGCAATTGCCTGGGAATCCAGCGCTTTGCAGATACACACTCGCTCAAGACACTGTTCACCAAGTGCAGGAATTTTGCACTGCAGACATTTGAGGATGTGTCCCAGCATGAAGAATTCCTTGAACTGGGGAAAGATGAGCTTATTGATTACATTTGCAGTGATGAACTGGTGATCAGTAAGGAAGAGATGGTGTTTGAAGCTGTCATGCGCTGGGTGTACCGGGCAGTTGAGTTGCGAAGACCAGTGTTACATGAACTTCTGACGCATGTCAGGCTCCCATTGTTACACCCAAACTACTTTGTTCAGACGGTGGAAGTGGACCAGCTGATTCAGAATTCCCCAGAGTGCTATCAGCTGCTGCATGAAGCCAGGCGATACCATATCCTTGGAAATGAGATGATGTCTCCCAGAACTAGGCCACGCag ATCAACTGGTTATTCTGAGGTGATAGTTGTTGTTGGAGGCTGTGAACGAGTTGGAGGGTTTAATTTGCCATATACCGAGTGCTACGATCCTGTAACAGGAGAGTGGAAGTCACTGGCTAAACTTCCAGAGTTTACCAAGTCTGAGTATGCAGTGTGTGCTCTACGGAATGATATTCTTGTTTCAG gtggAAGAATCAATAGCCGGGATGTTTGGATTTATAACTCTCAACTTAACATATGGATCAGAGTTGCCTCCTTAAATAAAGGCAGATGGCGTCATAAAATGGCTGTTCTTCTTGGTAAA GTGTATGTTGTTGGAGGATATGATGGGCAAAACCGCCTCAGCAGTGTAGAGTGTTATGATTCGTTTTCCAATCGATGGACAGAGGTGGCTCCCCTTAAAGAAGCTGTGAGCTCTCCAGCAGTCACCAGCTGTGTTGGCAAACTGTTTGTGATCGGGGGTGGTCCTGATGACAACACGTGTTCTGACAAG gttCAGTCTTACGATCCCGATACTAATTCTTGGTTGCTCCGTGCAACTATCCCTATTGCAAAAAGATGTATTACGGCTGTGTCTTTAAACAATCTGATCTATGTTGCTGGTGGGCTTACCAAAGCAATATACTGCTATGATCCAGTTGAGGACTACTGGATGCATGTACAGAATACATTCAGCAGACAG GAGAATTGTGGCATGTCTGTGTGTAATGGAAAAATCTATATTCTTGGTGGAAGACGAGAAAATGGTGAAGCCACAGACACTATTCTTTGTTATGACCCTGCAACAGGCATTATCACAGGAGTAGCAGCCATGCCCAGGCCAGTATCATATCACGGCTGTGTGACGATTCATAGATATAATGAAAAAGGctttaaactgtaa